One genomic window of Candidatus Eisenbacteria bacterium includes the following:
- a CDS encoding T9SS type A sorting domain-containing protein: MKKPFLIVLALFSALFSNAAWSHPAGINRDIICGRQKKGVVEMGKTWRMLLWVLLVLTLVQVFPACSFGLWVENGNPLCTATADLQGSTITSDDAGGAIVAWTDTRSGNYDIYVQRIDVSGVVQWAPDGVALCTATDKQFRPVMTSDGAGGAIVAWEDTRGNDYDIYVQRVNGSGVVQWAPDGVALCTAAGKQFRPVMTSDGAGGAIVAWQDDRGGGSSSHIYVQRVNASGVVQWAPDGVALCTATYEQSYPRITSDGAGGAIVAWHGSGGNLSNHDIYVQRVNAWGGVEWTPDGVALYSVTGDLWSQTITSDDAGGAIVAWSDTRGGSYDIYVQRVNGWGGVEWAPDGVALCTAAGRQEGARIVSDGAGGAIVAWQDARGGGTSSHIYVQRVNGSGVVQWAPDGVALCTAAGELYPEMTSDGAGGAIVAWDDYRSASFDVYVQKVNASGVVQWAPDGVALCTASGNQFGPAITTGAVGEAIVTWLDSRSASNYALNYDIYAQRVERNGYWGYPAASIKAVRDVPGDQGGNVNVAWDASRLDPWPEEVISKYTVWRAITPERMAGLLEQGAHVLTSASEALALTGGEALRVEEVQGETFYWELMSEVKAYYLDGYSKVVSTLFDSTSVCNEHHYFQVIAHGADPSQFWVSAPDSGYSVDNLSPVPPSGLAGGLNYQPAQVVITWQPNKEGDLSHYAVYKGEGEGFVPSESNRIGTPSDTSFVDTSFDPTRSYYKVSAWDIHENESEYALLRPEDITGASGPPAVPAVSLLEQNAPNPFNPMTVIRFAIAEPGLVTLIVYDVAGRPVRTLVDGMREASRYDVTWNGRDDSDRGVASGVYVYVLDAPGYSETKKMVLIR, from the coding sequence ATGAAGAAACCGTTCCTCATTGTGCTCGCCTTGTTCTCCGCCCTGTTCTCCAATGCAGCATGGAGCCACCCTGCCGGCATCAACCGCGACATCATATGCGGGCGCCAGAAGAAAGGAGTGGTTGAGATGGGAAAGACCTGGAGAATGTTGCTATGGGTATTGTTAGTGTTGACGCTGGTTCAGGTGTTTCCTGCGTGTTCTTTCGGCTTGTGGGTCGAGAATGGTAATCCACTGTGCACGGCAACCGCCGATCTGCAAGGTTCCACAATCACGTCTGATGACGCGGGTGGGGCGATTGTGGCGTGGACCGACACCCGGAGCGGTAACTACGACATCTATGTGCAGAGGATAGACGTTTCGGGTGTTGTCCAGTGGGCACCGGACGGGGTGGCACTGTGCACGGCAACTGACAAACAGTTCCGGCCCGTAATGACGTCAGATGGTGCGGGCGGGGCGATTGTGGCGTGGGAGGACACACGAGGGAACGACTATGACATTTATGTGCAGAGGGTGAACGGTTCTGGTGTTGTTCAGTGGGCACCGGACGGGGTGGCACTGTGCACTGCAGCTGGCAAGCAGTTCCGGCCCGTAATGACGTCAGATGGTGCGGGTGGGGCGATTGTGGCGTGGCAGGACGACCGTGGCGGTGGCTCTAGCTCTCACATTTATGTGCAGAGAGTAAACGCTTCGGGTGTGGTTCAGTGGGCACCAGACGGAGTGGCACTGTGCACGGCAACTTACGAGCAGAGCTATCCCAGAATCACGTCAGATGGTGCCGGCGGGGCGATTGTGGCGTGGCATGGATCCGGCGGTAACTTGAGCAACCATGACATTTATGTGCAGAGGGTGAACGCTTGGGGTGGTGTTGAGTGGACTCCTGACGGGGTTGCACTGTACTCGGTGACTGGCGACCTGTGGAGTCAGACAATCACGTCAGATGATGCAGGCGGGGCGATTGTGGCGTGGAGTGACACACGCGGGGGTTCCTATGACATTTATGTGCAGAGGGTGAATGGTTGGGGTGGAGTTGAGTGGGCACCGGATGGGGTGGCACTGTGCACTGCAGCTGGCCGTCAGGAGGGTGCCAGAATCGTGTCAGATGGCGCGGGCGGGGCGATTGTGGCGTGGCAGGACGCCCGTGGCGGTGGCACTAGCTCTCACATTTATGTGCAGAGGGTGAACGGTTCGGGTGTTGTTCAGTGGGCACCGGATGGGGTGGCACTGTGCACTGCAGCTGGCGAGTTGTATCCCGAAATGACGTCAGATGGTGCAGGCGGGGCGATTGTGGCGTGGGATGATTACCGTAGCGCTAGCTTTGACGTTTACGTGCAGAAGGTAAACGCTTCGGGTGTTGTTCAGTGGGCACCAGACGGAGTGGCACTGTGCACGGCGAGTGGCAACCAGTTCGGTCCCGCAATCACAACTGGCGCTGTAGGCGAGGCGATCGTGACATGGTTAGACTCCCGTAGCGCGAGCAACTACGCGCTCAACTATGACATCTATGCGCAGCGGGTGGAGAGAAATGGTTACTGGGGCTACCCGGCAGCTAGTATCAAAGCTGTGAGAGATGTACCTGGAGACCAGGGCGGCAATGTGAATGTTGCCTGGGACGCGAGCAGACTTGACCCATGGCCTGAGGAGGTTATCTCCAAGTACACGGTGTGGAGAGCGATAACTCCTGAGCGAATGGCAGGCTTGCTGGAACAGGGAGCCCATGTCTTGACGTCGGCATCTGAAGCGCTGGCATTGACTGGAGGTGAGGCACTTCGTGTCGAGGAAGTGCAGGGGGAAACCTTCTATTGGGAGCTGATGTCAGAGGTTAAGGCTTACTACCTGGATGGCTACTCCAAGGTAGTTTCCACGCTGTTTGATTCAACGTCCGTATGTAATGAACATCATTACTTCCAGGTGATAGCTCATGGTGCCGACCCTTCTCAGTTCTGGGTTTCAGCTCCTGATAGCGGTTACAGTGTAGACAATCTCTCCCCTGTTCCGCCGAGCGGGTTGGCCGGTGGGCTCAACTATCAGCCAGCTCAAGTCGTCATAACATGGCAGCCGAACAAGGAGGGCGATCTGTCCCACTATGCCGTGTACAAGGGGGAGGGCGAGGGTTTTGTTCCAAGCGAGAGTAATCGGATAGGAACGCCTTCGGACACGTCGTTCGTGGACACGTCGTTTGATCCAACTCGTAGTTACTACAAGGTGAGTGCGTGGGATATTCATGAGAATGAAAGCGAGTATGCGCTGTTGAGGCCGGAGGACATAACAGGAGCTTCAGGTCCGCCTGCGGTTCCTGCCGTTTCTCTTCTTGAGCAGAACGCTCCGAATCCATTCAATCCGATGACCGTGATACGCTTTGCGATTGCCGAACCCGGCTTGGTGACGCTGATTGTGTATGATGTAGCGGGTCGACCTGTTCGGACTCTGGTCGATGGCATGAGAGAGGCGAGCAGGTATGACGTGACATGGAATGGTCGGGACGACAGCGATCGTGGAGTTGCTTCGGGGGTTTACGTGTACGTGCTAGATGCGCCCGGGTACAGTGAGACAAAGAAGATGGTCTTGATCAGGTAG
- a CDS encoding RNA-binding protein, with protein MQVSKLYVGNLGYSVTSSELEQLFSTYGVVKQVNVIEGKGFAFVEMSSVAEAEKAKEGLDSTDFKGRNLKVDEAKPQRDRGDRDSGGYRRY; from the coding sequence ATGCAAGTTAGCAAGCTTTATGTAGGAAATCTTGGTTACTCTGTAACCAGCAGCGAACTGGAACAGTTATTTTCCACCTACGGTGTGGTGAAGCAAGTCAACGTAATCGAAGGTAAGGGATTTGCATTTGTGGAGATGTCAAGCGTTGCCGAGGCCGAGAAGGCGAAGGAAGGTTTGGATTCCACGGATTTCAAAGGCCGCAACCTGAAAGTTGACGAGGCGAAGCCGCAGAGAGACAGAGGAGATAGAGACAGCGGGGGTTATCGGAGATACTAA
- a CDS encoding SDR family NAD(P)-dependent oxidoreductase yields MGESDHTPILEADYFEASLEQSEAAIINITSGLAFAPLALMPVYCATKAALHSFSLSLRHQLFETSVRVYEVAPPIVDTKLDKGARGGREQQDRGIKPEVVATATLAGLASDEVEIVIGMANNLRSDPVGMFKRMNA; encoded by the coding sequence ATGGGTGAAAGCGACCACACGCCAATTCTCGAGGCTGACTATTTTGAGGCATCGCTTGAGCAGTCGGAGGCGGCGATCATTAACATCACTTCGGGCTTGGCATTCGCGCCCTTGGCACTGATGCCTGTCTACTGCGCCACTAAAGCCGCTCTGCATTCCTTCAGCCTATCCTTACGCCATCAGCTCTTCGAAACCTCCGTGCGCGTTTATGAAGTCGCGCCACCCATTGTGGACACAAAACTGGACAAGGGAGCGAGAGGAGGCCGCGAACAGCAGGACCGAGGCATCAAACCCGAAGTAGTGGCAACAGCGACGTTGGCTGGTCTAGCAAGCGATGAAGTCGAGATTGTCATTGGCATGGCTAACAATCTCAGGTCAGACCCCGTTGGGATGTTCAAGCGCATGAATGCGTGA